A window of the Penaeus monodon isolate SGIC_2016 chromosome 11, NSTDA_Pmon_1, whole genome shotgun sequence genome harbors these coding sequences:
- the LOC119578720 gene encoding transmembrane protein 183-like isoform X2 encodes MNEGKRKYSTKETDSDITEGIDLPLDIWFLISEHIRPEDVGRFGAICYATFYVISTGRFWITLYKRHHRLISELPQELTIWNMERLRGLKANVIRALFYMYPPFHARIAGEKPLTADPTRLLRTQCVLQWHSKVGSLYRYYFKFSKQMQNKKRLTSAREGLPNLMAMDSLIHVNDNEGCYIMEAITSCICAVPMVMGEFLHHAGLGVSADLRSHRLHLSLAPAHLLPSTASAKSRKYQVPYKEVMLEPVRDVRVYPWWHPQYWKCGR; translated from the exons ggaaaagaaaatacagtACAAAGGAAACAGATTCAGATATTACAGAGGGTATTGATTTGCCACTCGATATCTGGTTTTTGATCAG TGAGCATATCCGTCCTGAAGATGTTGGAAGATTTGGTGCAATTTGCTATGCTACTTTTTATGTGATTTCCACTGGAAGGTTTTGGATTACTTTATATAAAAG GCACCACAGACTAATCTCGGAACTCCCACAAGAGCTGACCATCTGGAACATGGAACGCCTGAGGGGTCTCAAGGCCAATGTGATTCGTGCCCTCTTTTACATGTACCCTCCATTCCATGCTCGAATTGCAGGAGAAAAGCCCTTAACAGCTGATCCCACTCGGCTGTTGCGTACTCAGTGTGTGTTGCAATGGCATAGT aaaGTGGGCAGCCTATATAGATATTACTTCAAGTTTAGCAAGCAAATGCAAAATAAGAAAAGACTCACATCAGCAAGAGAAGGCTTGCCAAACCTCATGGCAATGGATAGTCTGATACATGTTAATGACAATGAAGGTTGCTATATAATGGAG GCCATTACGAGCTGCATATGTGCCGTCCCCATGGTGATGGGCGAATTCCTCCACCATGCCGGTCTTGGGGTGTCAGCTGATCTGCGCTCTCACCGTTTACACCTCTCACTTGCCCCAGCACACCTCCTCCCCAGCACGGCATCAGCCAAGTCGCGGAAATATCAGGTTCCCTACAAAGAG gtcatGCTAGAGCCCGTGCGTGATGTACGTGTATACCCTTGGTGGCACCCCCAGTATTGGAAATGTGGGAGATAA
- the LOC119578722 gene encoding carbohydrate sulfotransferase 3-like — translation MLEDINKRLENMKLEARANAGLPSGEGEDEGREKGEKEGMVSGDEDVVNGRLLTSKGVPVKVVIMLGSTARSGTSLLGELLSQQKDSLYLFEPELFVRQHSGQKVTQELGMQHMKDMIYCRFDETFITFLHRRSSPFNIFRHPVTKTNCRNWDSCLTIPRLTAACRAEPTRIMKVIRLRMAWMRELLDDPEYDVRVVHLVRDPRGSLYSMAKLHLHKLMPEYHCPLIYDDLVTAPKLMAEYPGPRHFRHLRAVLPRPR, via the exons ATGTTGGAGGATATCAACAAAAGGCTCGAGAACATGAAGTTAGAGGCAAGGGCGAACGCAGGACTTCCTTCGGGCGAGGgggaggacgaaggaagggagaaaggagagaaagaaggaatggttTCCGGAGACGAGGACGTCGTCAACGGGAG ACTCCTGACCTCCAAGGGCGTCCCTGTGAAGGTCGTGATCATGCTGGGGTCGACGGCGAGGAGCGGCACCAGCCTCCTCGGGGAGCTCCTTTCGCAGCAGAAGGATTCCCTGTACCTCTTCGAGCCTGAACTCTTCGTGAGGCAACACTCAGGCCAGAAG GTGACGCAGGAGCTCGGCATGCAGCACATGAAAGACATGATCTACTGCCGATTTGACGAAACCTTCATCACTTTCCTTCACCGCCGGTCTTCCCCCTTCAACATCTTCCGCCACCCCGTCACCAAGACGAACTGCCGTAACTGGGATTCTTGTCTCACCATTCCCAGGCTGACGGCGGCGTGCAGGGCGGAGCCGACGAGGATCATGAAG GTGATCCGTCTGCGCATGGCTTGGATGAGGGAACTGCTGGACGACCCCGAGTATGACGTGAGGGTCGTCCACCTGGTGCGCGACCCCCGGGGATCCCTCTACTCCATGGCCAAACTCCACCTGCACAAGCTCATGCCGGAGTACCACTGTCCTCTCATTTACGACGACCTCGTGACCGCGCCGAAGCTCATGGCCGAGTACCCGGGGCCGCGTCATTTCCGTCACCTACGAGCAGTTTTGCCTCGACCCCGTTG